The Acidobacteriota bacterium genome has a segment encoding these proteins:
- a CDS encoding nucleotide sugar dehydrogenase — MASTKETLIEKFRSRDAAVAIVGLGYVGLPLAVELARVGFRVTGIETDEGKTAALNEGRSYVEDVPSEALAPLLKAKTFCAVTGFDVVRSQDAVLLCVPTPLNKGRDPDMSFIVTASRAIAEHFGPGKLVVLESTTYPGTTEEILLPAFQPVAGREGEDFFLAHSPERIDPANKRFTVSNTPKVVGGISPASTEVAAALYGQIVERVVPVSTPAAAEMVKLLENTFRSVNIALVNEVALICDRLGLNVWEIIEAAATKPFGFMPFYPGPGLGGHCIPVDPHYLSWKLRTLNFNARFIELASEINSHMPHYVVDKVVAALNERGKSVKGSRILLLGLSYKRDVGDLRESPALDVLEHLVRMGADVRYSDPYIPALNYNGIVLDSTAFTEEGLASVDCVVITTDHSAFDYEAVARSAHSIVDARNALAPLLLKDASLRKKVKRL; from the coding sequence ATGGCTTCGACGAAGGAAACGCTCATTGAGAAATTCCGCTCCCGCGACGCGGCCGTGGCCATCGTGGGCCTTGGCTACGTGGGGCTGCCGCTTGCGGTCGAGCTTGCGCGGGTCGGCTTCCGCGTCACGGGCATCGAGACCGACGAAGGGAAAACGGCGGCCCTTAATGAAGGACGCTCCTACGTCGAGGACGTGCCCTCGGAAGCGCTCGCGCCCCTGCTCAAAGCGAAAACGTTCTGCGCCGTGACGGGCTTCGACGTCGTCCGGAGTCAGGACGCGGTGCTGCTGTGCGTTCCGACGCCCTTGAACAAGGGGCGCGACCCGGACATGTCGTTCATCGTGACGGCGTCGCGGGCCATCGCCGAGCACTTCGGGCCGGGGAAGCTCGTAGTGCTCGAAAGCACGACGTACCCTGGAACGACGGAGGAAATTCTGCTTCCGGCCTTTCAGCCCGTCGCGGGGCGCGAAGGCGAAGATTTTTTCCTCGCGCATTCGCCCGAGCGCATCGACCCCGCCAACAAGCGCTTCACCGTCTCCAACACGCCGAAGGTCGTGGGCGGCATAAGCCCCGCCTCGACCGAAGTGGCCGCGGCGCTGTACGGGCAAATCGTCGAGCGCGTGGTGCCGGTGTCCACGCCCGCAGCCGCCGAGATGGTCAAGCTGCTCGAGAACACCTTCCGGAGCGTCAACATCGCGCTCGTCAACGAGGTGGCCCTCATCTGCGACCGCCTGGGCCTCAACGTGTGGGAAATCATCGAGGCGGCCGCGACGAAGCCCTTCGGCTTCATGCCGTTTTATCCCGGCCCGGGCCTCGGCGGCCACTGCATCCCCGTCGACCCCCATTACCTGTCGTGGAAGCTGCGCACGCTGAACTTCAACGCCCGCTTCATCGAGCTGGCTTCGGAAATCAACTCCCACATGCCGCACTACGTCGTGGACAAGGTGGTCGCGGCGCTGAACGAGCGGGGCAAGAGCGTCAAGGGTTCACGCATCCTTCTGCTCGGCCTCTCCTACAAGCGCGACGTGGGGGATTTGCGCGAGTCGCCCGCGCTCGACGTTCTGGAGCACCTCGTGCGCATGGGCGCCGACGTCCGCTACAGCGACCCCTATATCCCGGCGCTCAACTACAACGGCATCGTCCTCGATTCGACGGCCTTCACCGAGGAGGGGCTGGCCTCCGTGGACTGCGTCGTCATCACGACCGACCACTCGGCGTTCGATTACGAGGCCGTGGCGCGCTCGGCGCACAGCATCGTGGACGCGCGCAACGCGCTGGCCCCGCTCCTTTTGAAAGACGCCTCTCTTCGGAAAAAAGTCAAGCGGCTGTAG
- a CDS encoding radical SAM protein codes for MKKILFITPPYHCGVVEVAGRWLPPQFLFLGASARRAGVEPVLYDAMGFWADHDDIVAEMENVNPDYVATSAITATIPDALRVLQNAKQLKPDVVTLLGGVHPTFMDREILAEHGDSVDYVIRGEGEETLRELLECLEAGGDAKGVQGISFRENGHVARTLPRPLFEDLNTLDRAWDLIDWTKDYTYYIFPGSRLAAINTSRGCNSECTFCSQQKFWARSWRARSPEDVLEEVEFLHTRFGVNVILLGDEYPTNDRARWEKLLDMLIERRFPIRFLMETRVEDIVRDADIMHKYREAGIVHVYIGVEATNQETLDYIHKDLKVETSKKAIDVLHRHGIVTETSFILGFPDETPESIRCTLELSKWYNPDFAHFLAITPWPYADLYPQVRDHIAVTDYSKYNLIDPIIKPKWMTLEDIDRAMVSCYREFYHGKMKEVLTMGDAFKKDYILTSMKLIMRSSFIVEKMGNLMEIPKQMAATMRQMAGATGA; via the coding sequence ATGAAAAAGATTCTTTTTATCACCCCACCCTACCACTGCGGCGTCGTGGAAGTGGCCGGGCGGTGGCTTCCGCCGCAGTTTCTTTTTCTGGGCGCAAGCGCACGCCGGGCGGGCGTCGAGCCCGTGCTGTACGACGCCATGGGATTCTGGGCGGACCACGACGACATCGTCGCCGAAATGGAGAACGTCAATCCGGACTACGTGGCGACCTCCGCCATCACGGCCACAATACCCGACGCCCTGCGGGTGCTTCAAAACGCCAAGCAGCTGAAACCCGACGTCGTCACGCTCCTCGGGGGCGTTCACCCGACGTTCATGGACCGCGAGATTCTCGCGGAGCACGGCGACTCGGTGGACTACGTGATCCGGGGCGAGGGCGAGGAAACGCTGCGCGAGCTTCTCGAATGCCTCGAAGCCGGAGGCGACGCGAAAGGGGTCCAGGGAATCTCGTTCCGTGAGAACGGGCACGTCGCGCGGACGCTCCCCCGGCCGCTGTTCGAGGACCTCAACACCCTGGACCGCGCCTGGGACCTGATCGACTGGACGAAAGACTACACCTACTACATTTTCCCCGGCTCCCGCCTCGCCGCCATCAACACCTCCCGCGGCTGCAACAGCGAGTGCACGTTCTGCTCCCAGCAGAAATTCTGGGCGCGCTCGTGGCGCGCCCGCTCGCCGGAGGACGTGCTGGAGGAGGTGGAATTCCTGCACACGCGCTTCGGCGTGAACGTCATCCTTCTCGGAGACGAGTACCCCACCAACGACCGGGCCCGCTGGGAGAAACTTCTCGACATGCTCATCGAGCGGCGCTTTCCCATCCGCTTCCTCATGGAGACCCGCGTCGAGGACATCGTGCGCGACGCGGACATCATGCACAAGTATCGGGAGGCGGGCATCGTGCACGTCTACATCGGCGTCGAGGCCACGAACCAGGAAACCCTCGACTACATCCACAAGGACCTGAAGGTGGAGACGTCGAAGAAGGCCATCGACGTCCTCCACCGCCACGGCATCGTCACCGAGACGTCCTTCATACTGGGCTTCCCGGACGAGACGCCCGAGAGCATCCGCTGCACGCTCGAGCTCTCGAAGTGGTACAACCCCGACTTCGCCCACTTCCTCGCCATCACGCCCTGGCCCTACGCCGACCTCTACCCGCAGGTCCGGGACCACATCGCCGTGACCGACTACTCGAAGTACAACCTCATCGACCCCATCATCAAGCCCAAGTGGATGACGCTCGAGGACATCGACCGCGCCATGGTGAGCTGCTACCGCGAGTTCTACCACGGCAAAATGAAGGAGGTTCTCACCATGGGCGACGCGTTCAAGAAGGACTACATACTCACCTCGATGAAGCTCATCATGCGAAGCTCGTTCATCGTGGAGAAGATGGGCAACCTGATGGAGATTCCCAAGCAGATGGCGGCCACCATGAGGCAGATGGCCGGGGCGACGGGAGCATGA
- a CDS encoding endonuclease V encodes MKLFPLHPWNVSPQEAVKIQKELAARVRAFPLEGKVRLVAGCDISFNHPRTGKDSGTGYAAVAVFEVTEEGLAPVEEVTAEGPLSFPYVPGLLGFREIPVLAAAFKKLRRAPGLILCDGQGAAHPRRFGIASHLGLLLDAPTVGCAKSVLCGQYESPPKERGGCSSLCHEGEEIGKMLRTREGVAPVVVSVGHRVTLDEACAWVLRLARRYRLPEPTRRAHALSNEARKLQSV; translated from the coding sequence ATGAAACTCTTCCCCCTCCACCCGTGGAACGTCTCTCCCCAAGAGGCCGTCAAAATCCAGAAAGAGCTCGCGGCGCGCGTCCGGGCTTTCCCTCTTGAAGGGAAGGTGCGCCTGGTCGCGGGCTGCGACATCTCGTTCAACCATCCCCGCACGGGCAAGGACAGCGGCACCGGCTACGCGGCCGTCGCCGTGTTCGAGGTTACGGAGGAGGGCCTTGCGCCGGTCGAAGAAGTCACTGCCGAGGGGCCGCTTTCGTTCCCCTACGTTCCCGGCCTCCTCGGCTTCCGCGAGATCCCTGTGCTCGCGGCGGCTTTTAAGAAACTGCGCCGCGCGCCGGGTCTGATTCTCTGCGACGGACAGGGCGCGGCGCATCCGCGCCGATTCGGCATCGCCTCGCACCTCGGGCTTCTTCTCGACGCACCGACCGTCGGCTGCGCGAAAAGCGTCCTCTGCGGGCAATACGAATCACCCCCGAAGGAGCGCGGCGGGTGCTCGTCGCTTTGCCACGAGGGAGAGGAAATCGGAAAAATGCTTCGCACGCGCGAGGGCGTCGCGCCCGTAGTGGTCTCGGTGGGGCACAGGGTGACGCTCGATGAGGCCTGCGCCTGGGTGCTTCGGCTCGCCCGGCGCTACCGCCTCCCCGAGCCCACGCGCCGCGCGCACGCGCTCTCGAACGAGGCGCGGAAGCTGCAATCCGTTTGA
- the secA gene encoding preprotein translocase subunit SecA: MLTTILRKTIGTRNDRILKKMWRVVEEVNALKFEMLQLSDEALSRKTEEFRDRLKREETLDDLLVEAFACVREAGRRTISMRHFDVQLIGGVVLHQGKIAEMATGEGKTLVATLAAYLNALEGGSVHIVTVNDYLARRDTEWMGPIYRALGLTVGCIQHDMDNPERKAAYACDVTYGTNNEFGFDYLRDNMKYAVTDMVQRGHHFAIVDEVDSILIDEARTPLIISGPSEESTELYYRVNDVARRLKRQTHYEVKEEDHVAMLTEEGVREAEKLLGTSNLYDPANMDVLHHLNQSVRAYGLYKRDVDYVVKEGKVVIVDEFTGRMMPGRRWSDGLHQAVEAREGVNIESENQTIATITFQNYFRMYEKLSGMTGTAATEAEEFEKIYNLEVVTIPTNKFLRRTHNPDVVYRTKKEKFKAVAEEIEELHKKGQPVLVGTVSIETSEHLSGRLKHRGIPHRVLNAKYHEKEATIVAQAGGKAAVTIATNMAGRGTDILLGGNPEFLAKAEADPDKESEKYQAALEKHRAVFEREHQEVVDVGGLHVLGTERHESRRVDNQLRGRAGRQGDPGSTHFYLSLEDDLMRIFGSDRVSSILQKLGMQEGEPIEHKMVTNAIERAQKKVEARNFDMRKHLLEYDDVMNAQRQAVYAMRLGALKGDDQSEFVLDLARGMLDGILDVHLPLEVDPSDWDADGFERALRQQFGLRISGRRWVDEEKLSRPEIEERGWKLLEEAYHEKLERLGDAFRDHEKLIILHFVDMAWKDHLLAMDHLKEGIGLRGYGQRDPLIEYKKEAFNLFQDMQENVREKIVRYIFLLEPSGGERRAAPSPTRRPVYKESEYVYTASGGGDTASSSAYGEAASPQDAKPKPYRSKSPKVGRNEPCPCGSGKKFKKCCAAKAAAEAGV; encoded by the coding sequence ATGCTCACGACCATTCTGCGCAAGACCATCGGCACGCGGAACGACCGAATCCTCAAAAAGATGTGGCGCGTCGTCGAGGAGGTCAACGCGCTCAAGTTCGAAATGCTCCAGCTTTCGGACGAGGCGCTCAGCCGCAAGACCGAGGAGTTCCGCGACCGCCTGAAGCGGGAAGAAACGCTCGACGATTTGCTCGTCGAGGCGTTTGCCTGCGTGCGCGAAGCGGGGCGCCGCACCATTTCCATGCGGCACTTCGACGTTCAGCTCATCGGGGGAGTGGTGCTTCATCAGGGGAAAATCGCCGAGATGGCCACGGGTGAGGGAAAAACCCTCGTCGCCACGCTCGCCGCGTACTTGAACGCGCTAGAAGGAGGCAGCGTTCACATCGTCACCGTGAACGATTATCTGGCCCGGCGCGACACCGAGTGGATGGGACCCATCTACCGCGCGCTCGGGCTTACCGTGGGCTGCATTCAGCACGACATGGACAACCCGGAGCGCAAGGCGGCCTACGCCTGCGACGTCACGTACGGCACGAACAACGAGTTCGGCTTCGACTACCTCAGAGACAACATGAAGTACGCCGTCACGGACATGGTGCAGCGCGGGCACCATTTCGCCATCGTGGACGAGGTGGACAGCATCCTCATCGACGAGGCGCGCACGCCGCTCATCATTTCCGGGCCTTCCGAGGAATCGACCGAACTCTACTACCGCGTGAACGACGTCGCAAGGCGCCTCAAAAGACAAACCCATTACGAGGTGAAGGAGGAAGACCACGTCGCGATGCTCACCGAGGAGGGCGTCCGGGAGGCGGAAAAACTCCTGGGCACGAGCAACCTCTACGACCCCGCCAACATGGACGTGCTTCACCACCTGAACCAGTCGGTGCGCGCCTACGGCCTCTACAAGCGCGACGTGGACTACGTCGTCAAGGAAGGCAAGGTCGTCATCGTGGACGAGTTTACGGGGCGCATGATGCCGGGGCGCCGCTGGAGCGACGGCCTCCACCAGGCGGTCGAGGCGAGGGAGGGCGTGAACATCGAAAGCGAGAACCAGACCATCGCCACGATTACCTTCCAGAACTATTTCCGCATGTACGAAAAGCTCTCGGGCATGACCGGCACGGCCGCGACGGAGGCCGAGGAGTTCGAAAAAATTTATAACCTCGAAGTCGTCACCATCCCCACGAACAAGTTCCTGCGGCGCACGCACAACCCGGACGTCGTCTACCGCACCAAAAAGGAGAAATTCAAAGCGGTTGCGGAGGAGATCGAGGAACTTCACAAGAAGGGCCAGCCGGTGCTCGTGGGCACGGTCTCGATCGAAACGTCCGAGCACCTGAGCGGAAGGCTCAAGCACCGCGGGATCCCTCACCGGGTGCTCAACGCCAAGTACCACGAAAAGGAGGCGACCATCGTGGCGCAGGCCGGCGGCAAGGCGGCGGTCACCATCGCGACCAACATGGCGGGGCGCGGCACGGACATTCTCCTCGGAGGCAATCCCGAGTTTCTGGCCAAGGCGGAGGCCGACCCGGATAAGGAGTCCGAAAAATACCAGGCGGCGCTCGAGAAGCACCGCGCCGTGTTCGAGCGCGAGCATCAAGAGGTCGTTGACGTGGGCGGCTTGCACGTGCTAGGCACGGAGCGGCACGAGAGCCGCCGGGTGGACAACCAGCTCCGCGGCCGCGCCGGGCGGCAGGGTGACCCCGGCTCCACGCACTTCTACCTTTCGCTCGAAGACGATTTGATGAGAATTTTCGGCAGCGACCGTGTCTCCAGCATCTTGCAGAAACTGGGGATGCAGGAGGGCGAGCCCATCGAGCACAAGATGGTCACGAACGCCATCGAGCGCGCGCAGAAGAAGGTCGAGGCGAGAAATTTCGACATGCGAAAGCACCTCCTCGAATACGACGACGTAATGAACGCCCAACGCCAAGCCGTTTATGCGATGCGGCTCGGCGCCCTCAAGGGCGACGACCAGAGCGAGTTCGTGCTCGATCTGGCGCGCGGCATGTTAGACGGCATCCTCGACGTCCACCTCCCGCTGGAGGTGGACCCGAGCGATTGGGACGCCGACGGGTTCGAGAGGGCGCTCCGGCAGCAGTTCGGGCTGCGCATCTCGGGCCGCCGCTGGGTGGACGAGGAAAAGCTCTCGCGCCCCGAAATCGAGGAACGCGGCTGGAAGCTGCTCGAGGAGGCATACCACGAGAAGCTCGAGCGCTTGGGCGACGCTTTCCGCGACCACGAGAAGCTCATTATCCTGCACTTCGTGGACATGGCGTGGAAGGACCATCTTCTCGCCATGGACCACCTCAAGGAGGGCATCGGCCTTCGGGGTTACGGCCAGCGCGACCCGCTCATCGAGTACAAGAAGGAGGCCTTCAATCTCTTTCAGGACATGCAGGAGAACGTGCGCGAAAAGATCGTGCGCTACATCTTCCTACTCGAGCCGTCCGGGGGCGAGCGGCGGGCGGCCCCGTCGCCCACGCGGCGCCCCGTGTACAAGGAATCGGAATACGTCTACACCGCCTCGGGCGGGGGCGACACCGCCTCGTCCTCGGCCTACGGCGAGGCGGCCTCGCCCCAGGACGCGAAACCGAAGCCCTACCGCTCCAAGTCCCCCAAGGTGGGCCGCAACGAGCCTTGTCCCTGCGGAAGCGGGAAAAAATTCAAGAAATGCTGCGCCGCGAAAGCCGCGGCGGAAGCGGGGGTGTAG